The Arachis ipaensis cultivar K30076 chromosome B07, Araip1.1, whole genome shotgun sequence genome includes a window with the following:
- the LOC107606836 gene encoding glutathione S-transferase T3-like, whose amino-acid sequence MTQLIVSNYVFIWFPIFQPQNQNSQTPHFLFSSIFNPSIGNVTPTSLPFPTQFSASRHNSSGVGGSSNPSSQTPIRSSPNSQYSDFANPRGLDAINLNDDEIEDRRQYSIQHWHWKEDEMLISGWLNVSTDPVVGTDQKEKIFWSRIHSYCVEFCSDMTRGVVACKKRWYKINKAVAQFAGCYDQASRNIRSGSNADDIKELAYKLYSTNYGQKFTFERHWNMLRLEQKWRSQLPTQSGGSKRTKVSATGAYSSSSNPETLLADEPGVDSPVRPQGSKKSKRKGKGKAQMSEDFSERKSSVVKKLSLMEDIKNVREKELIDRKKEREEEKEHRAKIMAIKEKELQIQAAMKEQELQAQAAMKEKELQTQRYIKEMEIKAKEREMERMAKEREREMDMQILNADTSTMSEKRRALHEIVCEKIITKWFT is encoded by the exons ATGACCCAACTGATCGTGTCAAATTATGTAttcatttgg TTTCCTATATTCCAACCgcaaaatcaaaattcacaaacaccCCATTTTCTATTTTCGTCCATATTTAACCCCTCTATCGGAAATGTTACTCCAACTTCTTTGCCGTTTCCAACTCAATTCAGTGCATCAAGACATAACTCATCTGGTGTTGGTGGCTCTTCTAACCCATCCTCTCAGACTCCTATACGATCTAGTCCAAATTCGCAATATTCAGATTTTGCCAACCCTCGTGGATTAGATGCTATCAACCTTAATGATGATGAAATTGAAGATCGGAGGCAATATAGTATTCAACACTGGCATTGGAAAGAGGATGAGATGCTGATCAGTGGATGGTTAAATGTTTCAACTGACCCTGTAGTTGGTACCGATCAAAAGGAAAAAATATTTTGGAGTCGAATTCATAGCTACTGTGTAGAATTTTGCTCCGACATGACAAGGGGGGTAGTTGCATGTAAGAAACGATGGTATAAGATCAACAAGGCTGTTGCACAATTTGCTGGTTGCTATGATCAAGCTAGTCGAAACATAAGGAGTGGTTCGAACGCTGATGATATAAAGGAGTTGGCTTATAAGCTTTATTCCACAAATTATGGTCAAAAGTTCACTTTTGAGAGGCATTGGAACATGCTTCGGTTGGAGCAAAAATGGAGAAGCCAACTACCTACACAGAGTGGCGGCTCAAAGAGAACCAAGGTTAGTGCAACTGGAGCATACTCATCCTCATCAAACCCAGAAACACTGTTGGCTGACGAACCCGGTGTGGACTCTCCCGTTCGCCCACAAGGATCAAAGAAGAGCAAGCGAAAAGGTAAGGGAAAAGCACAGATGTCTGAAGATTTTAGCGAAAGAAAATCATCGGTTGTCAAAAAAttatctctcatggaagatattaAGAATGTTAGAGAAAAGGAACTAATAGAtaggaaaaaagaaagagaagaggagaaggaACATAGAGCAAAGATTATGGCAATCAAAGAGAAGGAGTTACAAATTCAAGCggcaatgaaagaacaagaattacaagcTCAAGCagcaatgaaagaaaaagaattacaaaCTCAGAGGTATATTAAAGAAATGGAGATAAAAGCAAAAGAAAGGGAAATGGAAAGGATGGCCaaggaaagggaaagggaaaTGGATATGCAAATACTTAATGCTGACACGTCTACAATGAGTGAAAAACGACGAGCTCTTCATGAGATTGTATGTGAGAAAATAATCACCAAGTGGTTTACTTAA